The Streptomyces sp. NBC_00569 genomic sequence CACACGAACTTCTTCACGGTGTGGGCGTGGGGCGCGCTCGGCACGAATGTGCAGGGTTCGCTGTCCATCGGTGAACCGGTGCTCGTCCAGGGGAGGTTGAGGGTGCGGGACGAGGAGCGGGGCGGGCAGCACTGGACGTCGGCGGACATCCAGGCGTCGGCCGTCGGGCACGACCTGTCGCGCGGGACGACCGCGTTCCGGCGCGCCCGGCAGGGCCAGCCGGGAGGCCAACCGGACGGCGACGAACCATCGTTCGAGATCGATCCGCAGGGGGAGGGTGAACCCAGGGAGCGGGGTGAACAGAGCGAACAGCGAGAACCGGCCGCCGTCGGCTGAAACAGGCCGCCGAGCCCTCGGGCCGGGGCGCGTGACGCATGCGGCCCGAAGTGCGGCTTATCGGCGAATGAACACCGGTTCCATGCCGTTGATTTGTCGATAAGCCAGGGTCGTAATCCTTAGCGGCGATAACGATTCCGAGTCGGATCGCTCTCGTACGCCTCTGACCTGGGGACTGTGGTGCGCGGCTTCCTTAGGATGCCGGGCGTAGCCCACGGGGCCATTGATTCGGACGTCTGCTCAAGCGTCTGATTCACACATCGTTCTGTCGGCGGGACGTCACCCCCCTCGTGCCAATGTCTCCCGCCTGAAGGGGAATTCTGTGTTCTCTGCGGTATCTGTGTTGTCGGCGGTCACCCCGAGCGGGCGGCGCGCCGCCCGCTTCGCCGCGGCGGCCCTGGTGTCCGGACTCGTGGCCACGGCCGCGATATCCGGCGCTGGTGCGGCCTCTGCGGACGAGGTCCCCCAGCAGCAGGGCGGCGCGACCGCCACGATCGGCGGGCTCAAGACCTACGGCCAGGCCGTCATCCACGACCACGGCCAGGACCAGCCCGTCTCCGCCGGACTCTTCGAGATGTCCGTCGACAACGGCGGCACGCTGCAGACGTACTGCATCGACATCCACAACCCGACCCAGCGGGACGCCAAGTACCAGGAGACCCCCTGGAGCGGCACGTCGCTGAACGGGAACGCGGACGCGG encodes the following:
- a CDS encoding single-stranded DNA-binding protein, which codes for MSETTVTIVGNVATTPVYRELPKGPVARFRLAATARRFDRVRNEWVDGHTNFFTVWAWGALGTNVQGSLSIGEPVLVQGRLRVRDEERGGQHWTSADIQASAVGHDLSRGTTAFRRARQGQPGGQPDGDEPSFEIDPQGEGEPRERGEQSEQREPAAVG